The nucleotide sequence CCTGTCTAATCcctctcttttctttcccCCTTCCGAGTGCGTCACCATTAATCATTATTGCATACATTATTATTCATTATCACTCTTTGCAGTGAATGCTCTCTTGTATTTGTCTTGGTCATTAAATCCTGTACATTACCTATTAATAAAGTATTCAAGAGTTCAAATCAGTCATAATACACGAATCGCTAGAAGTATCTCTTAATTTGATCCTTTCTTAGTATATGACGATCGAAGCTTTATCTCCAATTCCAGTAAAGTGCGATTAGATAAACAGTAAACAGTAAACAGTGAACAGTAAAAGGGTCGgaaatcaattcttctaTTAACTATCATTCATGCCCTCCAACTGTTGAATACACAGTGTCTGTGACACAGTCTTGGATTATCAGATAAATTTCCCGCTACTCTCGCAACACAACCCTACACACACTTTCAGATCCGttagaagaggaagatacCAGATTCAAATATTCGAAAATATTAATATCGTTGAACCGGAATAGACATTAGAGTAGAATTTAACAAGGTTCTCCATCAGGATTCACTGACAAACTTCATTCAAGCGTTGTTATCCATCTCTGTGGACATTAGCAGTGCAGTTTACCAACCAATAAAATACTTTTAGCATGGGAGGTGATCATAAATGTCCGGTACGTAGATCAAATGCCTTCCTAATGTCCTAAAAGAAATGCCTTATGATACGCTGCACCTTTGTCTCCGTCAAAGGCTTCTTTAGTCGAGAATGTCAATCACTGATTTCCGTTTTTTCGACACGTTATAGCTATGTTCGGCAACCTTCACTAGACCTCAACATGTCGGAAGGCATCTGAGAGCTCATACAGGTGATAGACCTTATGAGTGCAAACAATGTCCCTTACGATTTGCTAGAAGGTGGGTTGTATTTCTTTTGCCCGTGGCCATCGAAATATTGGCCACTTTGATGGAATCCATTGTAGCTGACCCATTGGCAAATCCTAGTGATCTACTCTCTCGACACGTTAACAAAGCTCACAAACCGCCCGACGAAAATGCCCCTCagaaagaaaaggtgaCGAAGAAGGGCAGACGAAAATCGTTGCCTGCATCAGCAATGAGTAAACCCACCGGTATCGCCAATTCCAATAACTCGGCGTCGGGTTCTCATGAGAATAAGCCGAACGGCCCTGTCAATGTCGGTCAAGGTAGAGAGAAGCCGAGAGCATCCAGCTTTAATCAACAGCCGCAACTTCAAGCGCAAAGAATGTACCCTCATCATCCATTACTGACAGATCCGAACATTTCAAATCCTTCTCAAAGCCAAATGCAGACATGGAGCAACAATCCTTCGCAGGCCTTTGCGACTACATCTGCAATGACCGCAGGtctttcctcttcaccTTATGGTCAGACTCTCGTCAACCCAGTCACAGCTACCGGCAATCCCAACGCAATCTTGGGGAATCCCACTCATGTTGGTGGAAACTCCATGCCTGTCTTTGACCCGCCATTCACTGCCGCTCCCATGAAGATCACCGGTTCCGAACAAGgatattcatcaattggTCAAGTGCCAATCACCAACGCGAACGGTATAATGTACGAATGGGGATTCAAGAAGAGAGCTTGTGATCAATGTAATCACTCGAAAGTCAGATGTGACTTTGCTGATCCTTGTCGTATGTCCAACTCGTATCATACATGGCGAAGCTTACGACTCCTTCTTTGCAGTCCGATGCACTCATCGAAATATCAAGTGCTCTTACAACAAGCCACAAAGATCGCGCACTATTGCATATCCACTCGTGCCAAGTCAATACGCACCCACTCAATCACCTCAAGTCCAGATACACCATGTGCCCGACCCAACGATGACTGCGTCACCCCAATCGCAATTCTCTTCGCCTTATTCTAACAGCAGTCCAGTCGCTACAACGGCAACGCCTGCTCCTCATCAGCGCCATAATTCTGTCTCATCTCTTCCGCCTGCTCCTGCCGCCACGACTGCCCTTCCAGCACGTCACTGGGGTAGTCTGTCGAGCATGAATCATTCCGCAAATATGGAAAATTGGCAAATTATGCAAGGTGATGTGGCAATCTCTCCCTATGCCAATATGCCTCTTGGGACAGCGCCAGGAAACATTACCGGCCAGGTGCTTCAGTCACCGGCGAGTTACCACCCTGCTCTACAGAGTACCGCATCTTATCAAGCACCCATATCATCTCAAGCAGGTGGGCCCCAAATTAGAGATACTTCGCCTCCTCAAGCTCTCGCAGCGACACCATCCTTGACCAACAATACCACTAGTCCGCCTGATCTCGACGAGCCTCTGGAACGAAGGACCAGCTACACCGGTCTCACCGGAGATTTCTTACCTGGCTCTGACTGGCAAGAGCAATCTAAGCAGTTCAAGGTACCGCCGCCGCCCCTTGAAACCCACAACAGTGATCCCACGTACATCGTGCCGTTCAACTCATCTCCGATTCAACAATCTCCCACTCAAGTCAATCCTGCTGCAGCAAACGTGCATTCTGCTGGTAATCTCAATTATCAATGGCCTCCTCAGATGTACCAATCGGTGACTCCTAATGCGACCTGGCAACCTCAGCAGAGTGGAATCTCAGATGATGCCAATGGATCTGCATTCAGCGCATCCACCAACTCGACTTTCCTGGATCTCAATGATGCTCAATATGATCCAGGGCAATCCCAAGGACACCATCGAAGGAGGTCAAGTGCTGGGCAATGGACAAATGCTTTGGCTCAAATGACCCTTCACGACTCTCTCAGCAGTTCCGAATCCTCATTCATACCCCTTCCAGAGCCATACTCAGGCACCTCGACTGTTGGCCTATCGATCGGCATGACCTCGAATCAAGAGAGGATGCTTGTGGGCGCAGATACAGCAGCTCGAAGACCAACATTCCCAACTTTGACAGGAGTCAATGAAGAATCCGAACAAACTGAATCACAACCTATGCCCAGCTTGTCCGACGTGAAGGATCTATGGCGCTTGTTCATGGCTGAGCCAATGACTGGGCTCACCCCGATGGGAGAGAAGCAAAAGACtgatttcgatttcaaCGCCTCTGGCCCAATCATGACTCCGCGACCGGGTATGGGTAAGAGGACGTTGAGCAAATCCAATTCGATGCCAGATTTACAGTCCCCAATTCTCAACGGTCCgcaattcttcaacaacttcTTGAATGGTCTTACACCTAAACCTACCGAtaaccaaaatcaaacttCGTATATTCCATCACAGCACCCCGCGCCAGGTGAGAATAATACTCCTAATAACGGTAATGCGGATGTTCATAAATGGAGCAAAGAGATTCAACAACGCCAATCTAGCTTCTCACTCAGTGGTCAACCGAATACTAAGTTAGGTAAAACTCAATCGCAAATGCCTTTCACCGATAGTATCAATTCCAGCCATAGAGCCAGCAGACCTTTGCCTAGTGTCGTGCAAAGATCTTCGGCGTTAGAGCAAACCTTGGCACCTGAGCGTGTGCCTTCCTTCGGTATACCCCAGTCAATTCTAGGCCAAGACAAAAACGCTAATaacaacaataataatcaatatGCACCGCCTGCGCAGAAGTCAACTAAATTCCCAAGTGGAGTCCCTCCTCATATGGCCAGACCGGGTAATAAGCGATTAGCAAGTCAAACTCTTCTACCTGAGGACACTGGAAAAAAGGCTAGCTTCTCGTTATATGATGGTGGAAacgaatttgattcatcgGTACAACAAGAACAACACTTTCATCAAGTCTTTCCATCACAGAATCATTtgtcaatcaatcaaactCAAGCAAATTCAATGTTCTATCCTAATTGGAGCTTGAACCCTCGAGCTGCTACTGGTAATGATAGGTGATCTATTTTCATGGACATTTCAGCTCGTCTCGTTGTTTGTCAATCTGAAAAGTCGTTTTTCAGTCTATTTAGTCTTTCTTTCCCCTGCCTTTTGCTAGCATATGTAATTATAAAACATAACCGTTTCGCCTTTACCAAAATTACATTTATCAGTATGACAGATGTTTATCGGTGGATTATCACAAAATGTTTTTCTCATTCCTTCCcgaattgtttttttctaTATATGATAcccttcaatttcatagTCACATTAATCATTCTTGCCTGTGTAGTCAGTAGTCAAAATTCAGTATAAAATCGGAAACTATAGTAATAGATAAAACagaaatatatataattatatatatgcaATAGGAAAGTATAGGAAAGGAaagtaaaaataaaatatgtATCGAAATAGAAAATCATGTATCGTTATTCTTTATTCGTGTTGAATTTTAAGAGGCACTTGTTATTATAGAGCTGCATACAAATGTATATTTTCTGAATAATTTAGCAAAGtcaaaaaagaatgaaCGTTGAATAAGATTACTTAACTTAACGATAATAGCTTGTGTCGATCGAAAGGttgaaaaaagatttaaaagatcCGCCGGAACTATGTTTTCAGATGTATCAACAATTGTAATCTCGGTTGACAAAATGACAATATGCTAAATGGTATTAATTGTAAAACAAGCTTCATCACAAAAACATTAAGCCTATTTAAAAgtaatcataatcatatatttgataaatttcgAGAAAAACCAATCTCTTCTCAACAAGtaatcaatctttcaaGCGTGAAATGCGCATCAATAGTTTGGttatgattatttgatttggttTGTTTCTTAAAAACAGAAAAAATAGAAaggaattagaaaaaaaataatgacTCCTATTCAATTACCTAatatattaatttatttaacTGGAATTATAAGACCAAAATTATTAAGACCTAATCTTAAAGTAACAAGTAAGggattttttaattcatatttttgtttattatataatatgataattttatttttattaatcaattttttttttttttttgaaaaaacaTTATAGGTATTGCtcaaattaattttaaatctttaaaaaatcaaggATATAATGcaattgtaattgataaagataattgtttggtaaatttatttttgaacatctttttttttttttttttttttttttttttttttttgaaaaaaatgatttttaaatcaattaaaactcattaatgaattttgaaaatttttAGACATTACctaataaagatgaaatttatCCACCTTATCAAGTGAgttatttaatttaattttcaaaatcatatttattCATTGCAAGATGCTGATGATCCTAATTGACTAAGATAGCATGgaataatttattaaatacTTTTAATCCTGAAAGAGTTTTAATTGTTTCAAATTCTGCTGGAACGAAAAAGGATCCAGGTGGTATAGCTGTGAGTTTATTTTAAATaacaaaattgattatcaaatcatctatTATCTACTATTTGAGTGGTTATTGTCTTCATATAATATATTAGAACTCAGTATAATTGAActaattaaaaaaaattccGAATAATTTTTATAGGCAGAATCTGTATCACTTTCACTTAAAGCtccaattttaattcatgGTCAAAATAAACCAGGATGttcaaaagatataatatcatattttaaAGGAAATTTAGGTAAACCTATTacaattagaaaaaaattaataaaagaaaatgaaaaagtaataaaagaagaaaaagaagatgaagaaatgtTAAGATTAAGatgggaagatgaaatttataaaaaacCTTTATTAGGTTATAATCATCCTTCtgattcaaaattaaatgaaaggaaaggaaatatagtaacaattgaaaaacaattaaaaaattcaacaatttctaataaatcaaatgaaattgaaaataataataataataataataacaaagaagaagaagaagaattaaaattaatagTTATTGGAGATAGATTATTTACTGATATATTACTTTCACAtagattatcattatatttaaataaatctaaaaatataaaaacaaaaaattcattaccttcagtattatcaatttatacAACATCTTTACCAAAATATAATGATGTTAGATTATTACGTTggatagaagaaaaattatcaaaatcaaaaataaaaggtaattttaattttaatcaatttaaattaaaagataaaaatgaagaatcaataaatttaaattttattgaaaataaaaaacaaaataaatttatagaattttttaaatggtttaaaatttcaaaatggaaagaattttataattcattaccacctttaaatttaaaaaatccaaaatcatGGAAACCTTTACCTATATTATTTggattaattaaaaatttaaattatttaatttcattaatatttaaatttataataGTAAAAAGTTTGAATTTTGGATATAataaattccaatttttttttaataaaaaatttcaaaataaatctaaaattaaatttcaagaataaaaaagaagaattgaaaaggattaaaaaattattgaatcaatcaatcaaccGAAATGGGATAAAAAAAGTGAAAAGATAATATAGTATAGTATTAATTCTTATCATTATTGAAATAAATTCTATTATGCCTACATCTGGAATTTTTTTCCttatattttcatatttctCGTATTACTATGAGTTTTATTAACTGTCGATCATTTAATgtaatatcaataaatatTGAGTAGATTATTAGGATGTTGTtgtttgaattgaaagtCAAAGCAATTATGTCAGGTTAAACATGGTCTGAGTGTGATTATGGACGTGTATATGATGACTCTTGACTCTAAGTAAGGTGTGTTCATTTGAGTGGAATGTGTCTTGTGTTAGAATACACGAAGGGACATGCTTTCTTGAACATGTAATTCGCTCGCAAGAACTAATTAATCATGAACCCGAAATTTAGAATATCATGCAATGGATTTTATGACTAGTGAATACAATGTAAATTTTCTATAATTTTACAACTACatgaaggtaaattgattattatcaGCATACTTATTGGCAATATTGATTATCTAGATGAGATCTTTTCACTTGCCATTATTAAAATTGGTGTTTGAacataaatcaaaatccatATTCTGTTTCATTTCAAGCTCTCCTATAAGACTGTCCCGCTTACTCCGAATAATCCAAATCTCCACCTCAAACTacatcttcctcctcatcttcgtctCTTCTAGGTTCAAGCGATTGCATAATACTCATAGCTTTTACTAAGAAAGGTTTGAGTTCTGTCAATTCTAGTGGAGTCAGATTTGTGACCTGTCATTCGACAAAAGCGTTAGCAAGCAATCATTcagatttcaattttaggtTGGCTATCCGTCATTGCGATGGGGGAAAAGTGTTCAAACTTACTTGAAGATAACTACCTCTCATCACACCTTCACTTTGTAATCCTATTCTAATTTTGGCTTGTCTAACTTCTCTCAGATCTTTTAGCAAACTACGTAATAATGAAGgttgaattaaatcatctgGAGCACTGTTATTGAGAGTAGAGTCAGTAACCGACTTCAGATTGTTTGATTCATTTagctgataatgatgatgaaaatgctCACACATCCAATAatacttttgatatttcaataaagCGTCGAGGTAATGAACAGAAGGCTTCCgcattttctctttcctcCTTCAATAGATTCTGCAAACGATCTATTCCAATGACTCGTATCAGCTTGGTTCGTAATCGATGCGAAGACTTTTTATGATCTATGATCAGAGAAGTGTATATTCACCTATACCTAACCAATCTGGCGGTACAATTCtacatttccttttccttttcaacGATAATGCGAGCCATAAAGGTACTTTAGCTGCTGATGGAGGTTGAAAGGGACCATATATACCCTGCGTCATTTCATGTAAGCTTGAGCCCCCTCTGATTGGAATCTCAGAAGATGGAAGCTTACACTCAATAATCTAACCCTTGTCATTGAAAATAACGGTACGATATCTAtagtttcttcttccgccAAAAAGGTTAATTCGTCAGGTGTTAAACCATTCTGTAGATGTTTAGGAAGAGCCATATTCTGAAACTTCTTCTCGTTATTTCAAGCCGACACTTGATTCACCAACGGCAAGCTTTTCCTTATGAGAATGATTTTTGACAAGATTATTCAAGATTTTAACGATCAATCTGCTCATGTTCATGATTATTCAGATTCAAGCTAATCTCCCATTCCCGACGCGTCCAATTAACTGATtaaaatattgaaaagcCACGCGATCAAAACACGGAAAAATCCTAGTCTCCACGTGTTTTGGCTTTGGgattttgattatcttCCCCTGAGCGTGTTAGTTTAGTTGTCATATTGTGAGCTTGTCACCTAGTTCTTTCGTTTTTAAAAGGCattcatcaatcttatcGGTGCATATCTATAGGTTCATTTGACACGACAAGATATTAAAAGGAGCTCTTAGATAAAGCTCAGACTATATGGACGGTCTTTGAagctaaaaaaaaaacaatcgTAAAACCATAACAAGGAAAGAATACGTTCACGACCATTCTTGACGCGCCAGATCATTGGGAATTTCGCTATCAAGTCACTTTGTCTTGTCAAAATTAAACCCCTTCGTCGATATATCGTCTTTCATAGTATTTGGGAGGGATATCTCCATTCGCCGATATGCTGAGAGAGGTCAAGGTAGGCCTTGATGATTCAAAGGGTAGACCGGGGACGTTAtatggtgagtttgattATACCTTTTTAACGAACAACACATATCCTTTCATGACCCAAATACGGAATTTCTGTGTATACTAATGCTTCTCTCATGTGATATAGGTTTATCAAATCGTATATGGTTGCTATTAGTCGGTGTAATAGGTTTATTTACATTCTCGAGATTCCTTTTTCGTAAGTTATTCGTCATCTCGGCCTTCTTTCGAAAGGTGAGAAGTTGTCTGATCCgtattatttgattttattagCTACACCAGACGTGGTATCGTCCCCTTACTCTTCTTCGGGTGGTCTCTTAACACCTCGAGACTATTTGAATGCCTCCGCAGCAGATCCAGCACCTTTCGATTTCTGTCCAGTCTTTGGACCAGGTGATCATATCGCTGAAAAGAGGGGACAATGGGGGTTATTGAAATCTCGTTTACATATGGGTAGTGGTGCTAGAATCCAGAGAGTTGTGCAGAAAGCTATGGCGGGATTACCTGTTTCCATCAGTGTATTGGGTGGATCTGGTGAGTTGGTGTTCCCTGTCGATCGAGGACCTGCACGGAAGGAGCATATGATTGAGCCTACCACATCTTTCGGAGTTTTCGTCCATGAATATTCTTCACTTGATGCATTCGAAGAGCGAAGCTAATTTATCCTTCACATCTCCAGTCTCCGCCTGTCATGGAGCTGGTGACGATCCAGTCTCACCT is from Kwoniella pini CBS 10737 chromosome 1, complete sequence and encodes:
- a CDS encoding DNA replication complex GINS protein PSF2, producing the protein MALPKHLQNGLTPDELTFLAEEETIDIVPLFSMTRVRLLSGIYGPFQPPSAAKVPLWLALSLKRKRKCRIVPPDWLGIDRLQNLLKEERENAEAFCSLPRRFIEISKVLLDVAPDDLIQPSLLRSLLKDLREVRQAKIRIGLQSEGVMRGSYLQVTNLTPLELTELKPFLVKAMSIMQSLEPRRDEDEEEDVV